A section of the Deltaproteobacteria bacterium genome encodes:
- a CDS encoding ribose-phosphate pyrophosphokinase, producing the protein MPGLKIFTGNANRPFAEKVVASAGVQLGYCEIKRFADGEIQVEIHESVRGDSVFVIQSTCPPVNENYMELFLMIDALKRASARQITAVLPYYGYARQDRKVAPRAPISAKCIADLLTSAGATRVVCVDLHAAQIQGFFNVPVDHLFAIPTLARAFREKHGVGEEFVAVSPDAGGVERTRAFAKRIEASLAIIDKRRSGPNEAKALHLIGEVKDKTAIIVDDMIDTAGTLTQAVESLLKNGARQVYAVASHAVLSGPAISRLTESGITKVLVTDTIPLSEKAQACGKIEVISVAPVVAEAISRIYGNASVSSLFD; encoded by the coding sequence ATGCCTGGACTAAAGATATTCACCGGAAACGCGAACCGACCTTTTGCTGAAAAAGTCGTTGCCAGCGCCGGCGTCCAATTAGGTTATTGCGAGATCAAGCGCTTTGCCGACGGTGAAATCCAAGTTGAAATTCATGAATCGGTCCGTGGAGATAGTGTCTTTGTCATTCAAAGCACTTGCCCGCCCGTGAATGAAAACTACATGGAACTCTTCTTGATGATCGATGCACTGAAACGTGCCTCTGCTCGGCAAATCACGGCTGTTCTTCCCTACTACGGGTATGCTCGACAGGATCGCAAAGTAGCGCCGCGCGCTCCAATTTCTGCGAAATGTATCGCGGACCTTCTTACCTCAGCGGGCGCAACACGTGTAGTCTGCGTCGATTTGCATGCGGCTCAAATTCAAGGCTTCTTCAACGTTCCTGTCGACCACTTGTTTGCGATCCCTACCCTGGCGCGTGCGTTTCGGGAAAAGCACGGTGTTGGTGAGGAATTTGTAGCGGTTTCTCCGGATGCAGGCGGTGTCGAACGAACCCGCGCCTTTGCAAAGCGAATTGAAGCCTCACTGGCCATCATCGATAAACGACGATCAGGACCCAATGAGGCGAAAGCCCTTCACCTCATTGGAGAGGTAAAAGACAAGACGGCCATCATCGTAGATGACATGATCGACACGGCCGGGACCCTCACTCAAGCGGTTGAGAGCTTGCTTAAAAATGGAGCTCGCCAAGTTTACGCGGTGGCTAGCCACGCTGTGCTCTCGGGACCTGCGATTTCCCGACTCACCGAGAGCGGCATCACAAAAGTCCTTGTAACGGACACGATTCCGCTTTCGGAAAAGGCTCAAGCCTGCGGAAAAATTGAGGTTATTTCTGTCGCCCCCGTCGTCGCAGAAGCGATCAGTCGGATCTACGGCAATGCCTCGGTAAGTTCCCTTTTCGATTAG
- the rdgB gene encoding RdgB/HAM1 family non-canonical purine NTP pyrophosphatase, with amino-acid sequence MQELWIATTNRGKLLEFEMCLDGLVKEGKIKLKTLDDLDTYYPPEETGGTFLDNARIKARSLKAMNPGKWIVAEDSGLAVEGMGGLPGVHSARYAGPKASDFENRAKLLKIMGLKQLTNRNAAFLCQMVVFSPEAEEFVFAGQLNGTIAKAEAGKTGFGYDSVFVPEGENKTLAELGLAFKNKVSHRARAVEKLLELLHQKL; translated from the coding sequence ATGCAGGAGCTTTGGATCGCGACCACTAACCGCGGAAAATTACTTGAGTTTGAAATGTGTCTCGACGGACTTGTCAAAGAGGGAAAAATTAAACTCAAGACACTGGATGATCTCGACACTTACTATCCTCCGGAAGAAACTGGAGGTACTTTTCTAGATAACGCCAGAATAAAAGCTCGGTCCTTGAAAGCGATGAACCCGGGCAAATGGATTGTCGCAGAAGACTCGGGACTCGCCGTTGAAGGAATGGGTGGCCTTCCTGGAGTTCACTCCGCTCGTTATGCAGGCCCGAAGGCAAGTGACTTCGAAAATCGGGCGAAGCTTCTAAAAATCATGGGCCTCAAGCAGCTTACCAACCGCAATGCCGCATTCTTATGCCAGATGGTCGTTTTTTCGCCCGAGGCGGAGGAGTTTGTTTTTGCTGGTCAGTTAAATGGCACCATTGCAAAAGCAGAAGCCGGAAAAACAGGATTCGGGTACGACAGTGTGTTTGTACCTGAGGGTGAAAACAAAACCCTCGCGGAGCTAGGACTCGCATTTAAGAATAAAGTCTCGCACCGGGCCCGTGCCGTGGAAAAACTGCTCGAACTTTTACATCAAAAGCTCTAG
- the rph gene encoding ribonuclease PH codes for MTQNLSRPDGRPAGQLRKIKITPGFTKHAEGSALVEFGETRVLCTASAETSVPKWLQGGGKGWVTAEYGMLPRSTHTRISRDKANNSGRSQEISRLIARSLRASVDLKLLGEKSITVDCDVLQADGGTRTAAITGGFVALTLAIAKMKLAGLIPPTANPISQYVSAISVGIKEGNPLLDLNYDEDVSIGTDMNVVMTADGRYVEIQGTAEAVPFSKAELDLALTMAANGCRQLFQAQADVVSAYAPLKLGF; via the coding sequence ATGACGCAAAATCTAAGTCGCCCAGATGGCCGGCCTGCCGGCCAACTTCGTAAAATTAAAATAACCCCTGGATTTACTAAACACGCGGAGGGATCTGCCCTTGTCGAGTTCGGTGAGACACGAGTCCTTTGCACGGCCTCCGCAGAAACATCAGTCCCGAAATGGCTTCAAGGTGGCGGCAAAGGTTGGGTCACTGCCGAATACGGTATGTTACCTCGCTCGACACACACTCGCATTTCACGCGACAAGGCCAATAATTCTGGACGAAGCCAAGAAATTTCACGATTGATCGCGCGCTCTCTCCGCGCGAGTGTGGATTTAAAATTGCTGGGCGAAAAATCAATCACGGTTGACTGCGATGTATTGCAAGCTGACGGCGGAACACGAACTGCTGCCATTACCGGTGGATTCGTTGCGTTAACTCTCGCCATAGCGAAAATGAAACTCGCGGGTCTGATTCCTCCGACCGCAAATCCTATTTCGCAGTATGTTTCAGCGATCAGTGTAGGCATAAAAGAAGGCAATCCTTTGCTAGATCTAAACTACGACGAAGACGTTTCGATTGGCACAGATATGAATGTCGTGATGACGGCCGATGGGCGATACGTCGAAATTCAAGGCACGGCAGAAGCGGTGCCTTTTTCGAAGGCGGAACTTGATCTAGCACTAACGATGGCGGCAAATGGTTGCCGCCAACTATTTCAAGCTCAAGCGGACGTTGTCTCGGCGTATGCTCCACTGAAGTTGGGGTTTTAA